One Coffea arabica cultivar ET-39 chromosome 5e, Coffea Arabica ET-39 HiFi, whole genome shotgun sequence DNA segment encodes these proteins:
- the LOC140006608 gene encoding tryptophan decarboxylase TDC2-like, protein MEYYYLRQLATCVFLHSSHSLLIVKLTMGSLHENNVYFSSSKVVGEFKPLDPEEFRRQAHQMVDFIADYYKNIENYPVLSQVEPGYLRNRLPETPPYKPEPFDNILRDIQNDIIPGMTHWLSPNFFAFFPATVSSAAFVGEMLCTCFNAVGFNWLASPAATELEMVVMDWLAQLLKLPKSFMFSGSGGGVIQGTTSEAILCALVAARDRALKSLGATGISKLVVYCSDQTHSTYSKACKLAGIFPCNIRIIPASADSNFALSPVVLRGVIEADVASGLVPLFLCASVGTTSTTAVDPVSQLAEVANEHEVWIHVDAAYGGSACICPEFRHYLDGVERVDSLSLSPHKWLLSYLDCSCLWVKKPDLLVKALNTNPEYLKNKRSELGSVVDYKDWQIGTGKRFKALRLWLIMRSYGVANLQSHIRSDVRMAKMFEGFVKSDPWFEIVVPRTFSLVCFRLNPFKESDPFYVKLLNKKLLDSVNSTGRLYMTHSVAGEVYMLRFAVGATLTEERHVCAAWKLIKESAEALLKRSYYNIV, encoded by the coding sequence ATGGAGTATTACTATTTAAGACAACTGGCTACATGTGTATTTCTCCATTCCTCTCATTCATTGCTCATAGTAAAACTAACAATGGGCAGTCTTCATGAAAACAATGTCTATTTTTCCTCATCAAAAGTAGTTGGTGAATTTAAACCACTTGACCCTGAGGAATTCAGAAGACAAGCCCACCAAATGGTCGACTTCATAGCTGATTACTACAAAAACATTGAAAACTACCCAGTTCTTAGCCAAGTTGAGCCAGGATATCTCCGAAACCGTCTCCCCGAAACACCGCCGTATAAGCCTGAACCATTCGACAACATTCTCAGGGATATTCAAAACGACATAATCCCTGGAATGACTCATTGGTTAAGCCCTAACTTCTTTGCATTCTTCCCCGCAACCGTGAGCTCAGCTGCGTTCGTCGGGGAGATGCTTTGCACTTGCTTCAACGCTGTCGGGTTCAACTGGCTCGCCTCCCCGGCCGCCACCGAGCTTGAGATGGTTGTGATGGATTGGTTGGCTCAGCTGCTTAAACTTCCCAAGTCTTTCATGTTTTCCGGCTCTGGCGGTGGTGTCATTCAAGGAACCACCAGTGAAGCCATCCTCTGTGCCCTTGTTGCCGCCCGTGACCGGGCTCTCAAGAGCCTCGGCGCCACCGGAATCAGCAAGCTTGTAGTTTATTGCTCCGATCAGACTCATTCTACGTATTCTAAAGCTTGCAAGTTGGCTGGTATTTTTCCATGCAACATTAGAATAATTCCCGCGTCCGCTGATAGCAACTTTGCCTTATCCCCTGTTGTCCTACGTGGAGTGATCGAAGCTGACGTGGCATCAGGCTTGGTCCCACTTTTTCTTTGTGCTTCTGTGGGGACCACTTCAACCACAGCCGTCGACCCAGTGAGTCAGCTCGCTGAGGTGGCAAATGAGCACGAGGTGTGGATTCACGTGGATGCAGCCTACGGAGGCAGCGCATGCATTTGTCCCGAGTTCCGACACTATTTAGATGGAGTCGAGCGAGTTGATTCACTGAGTCTAAGCCCGCATAAGTGGCTACTCAGTTACTTGGACTGTAGTTGCTTGTGGGTCAAGAAACCCGACTTGCTAGTTAAGGCGCTCAACACAAATCCGGAGTATTTGAAAAACAAACGCAGCGAGTTGGGTTCGGTGGTGGATTATAAGGATTGGCAAATCGGAACCGGCAAACGATTCAAAGCACTCCGATTGTGGCTCATTATGCGGAGCTATGGTGTCGCAAATCTTCAGAGTCACATTCGATCAGATGTCCGAATGGCCAAGATGTTTGAAGGGTTTGTCAAGTCGGACCCATGGTTCGAGATAGTCGTGCCAAGAACCTTTTCACTGGTGTGTTTTAGGTTGAACCCGTTCAAAGAATCCGACCCGTTTTACGTCAAACTTCTCAACAAGAAACTCCTGGACTCAGTTAACTCAACGGGTCGACTCTACATGACTCACTCTGTAGCTGGTGAAGTGTACATGCTGAGATTTGCAGTGGGAGCCACACTCACAGAAGAACGCCACGTGTGTGCCGCTTGGAAGTTAATAAAAGAGTCAGCGGAGGCTTTGCTCAAGCGGAGTTATTACAACATTGTTTGA